The Bos mutus isolate GX-2022 chromosome 11, NWIPB_WYAK_1.1, whole genome shotgun sequence nucleotide sequence ACAACGGACGAGTGCTGTGGGCCTGCCGACATCAAAGATTCCTTGGTAAGCTCCTGAGGTAATGGCAGCCTCAGACCCCTGCCGTTAGGGGCCAGTGGTGGTCTGCAGAGGAAGGTGGTGGCACCTTAGATGATCTGGTTACTGGTCTGGCCAGGGTAGCGTTCAAACCTCCTGTTGGCCTCTTCACTGAAGGCATCCCCTGCAAGGTGAACAGGTGGTTTGGGTAGGAAAACAGACCCATTATGGGGAAGGGCGGGTGGAAGTGGAGAGACTGGGAGATCCAGAAGTGGGTGGGGAGACTCAGAAACAACCTAGGGAGATGCGAATGAAGgcctttccctcccacccccaggccttCTGGCTTCTCTTCCCACCAAATACCAATGTGACAGTTGTGCACCCAGATGCGATGTCCATCATATTTGCAGTTACATTTCATGGCGTTGTTGGTGAAGTCACTCTCTGCTACTTCAAAATTGGGGTTGATGACTACCTGTGAGTAGGAGAAAGCCAACAAATGAGCTGCATTCCTCAAATCCAAAGGTGTCTTTAATAAACACTCTTCCCACTCAACAACTGGAAATCTCAGAGCCCCGGCACCTGCAGAATGTAGTTTCCTGGTTTCACATCTGTGATGTCAATCCATTGACAGTCGATGTCATGCCGGTAGAGATCCCAGCAACCCACAGTGATGCCCTGCTCTCCAAAGTTGGCACACTCATACCTCTTGGAGACATCTGAGGAGATGAGCATATGTCATGCGAGGCAAGGCTGTGGAGATGAGGACAGTGCCATCTATTCTAGGCCTCAACTCACCCTCCTGACATTCGGTGTCTTCTAGACAGAAACTAGCTTTGTGGCCCTCAGCCACCTTGGTGCCGTTGGGGGTCAGGATATCGTAGTGAGTGAAGATGTCCATACTGTGATAATGCCTGTGGGGACAAGGGGATCCCTGTTTCTTTCCGTGCCCCCAGCAGGCTCACCTCTTCCCCAGTGGTCTTGCCCTTCTACTACTTGACCCTCTCACCCATGACATTCATGCCACACCCAGGAGTGGCGCCCAGCCTTGGGCCTGAAGTCAGCACGTCCCAGGTTGTGGATCTGGGAGGAGAATCTGAGCAGACGCCGGTGGCCATAAGGCCAGTTGGCTGAGCGGGCCGAGCTGGCCAGGCAGTTCTCTTCAGCAGCACAATACAGCATGTGCAGAGGCCGGTCCTCGATGTAAGCGGTCTCCTGCACCAGTGCTGAGTGCAACAGCAGATCTGACGCGGCTGCACCGAGGAAGGGAGGAGAGTTAGACGTCactggtgaggggcagggacagGTGGGAGTGcttccatccccctcccccaggaaacTGGGGTGAGACTGGCTTTCCACAGGGAAGGTGTACCCCTCCAGATTGCAGCTCTTCCTGCAAAGAGGTGACCCAGAGCCTCCCCTCCCTGGCTTGCATCACCCTACACTTGACTCACTTTCAGAACAAATGACTCCAGCAGTAAAACGGCTTCCTGTCCTCTTGCAGGTGACATGGGTCCCATGATGAGCACACTGGTCCAGGGACAGCTCAGCCCCTGTGCAGCGCACTCCACTCATCACCACCTCTGTCACATTTCCTGAATCCCAGTACCAGGTCTCCTGGGGACATACAGAGGTGTTTTTGTGAGGCCACCATCCAGCCTCCCCAGCCAAGGGACTCATTTTGGCAGACCTGTGTCCCAGACACAACCTTTGGAGGCAATAGCCttggttcccttctccttcccactCACCTGTAGGCCGTGGTTGGCATAGCCCAGTCCAAGCTGCCTGCAGGCAACCATGGCCTCCAGTGTTCCCCAGTCATCTCCACAGATGAGGCCCCAGCGAAAGGACCCAGGTCCCCCTATTTGCACTTCGACTCGCCCTTCATGTCGGCTGCGGCCCCCGCTGAGTCGGATCTGTAGTGACGCAATGGAAGTGCTGTGGAAGCTTTTGGGGTGGAGTAGTGGGAGTCCACAGTGGGCCCGTGGCTGAATGGTGATTCAGACGCACTTACAGGGCTAGCAAGTGGTGGCGTCAAGGGGGAGCTGCAGGATGATCGGGGCCTGGGGCAGTGGGCAGTAGGGCCATCAGACTGCATCACGACCAGGCAGGACTGGATAGGACATGAGACTCCTGAACCAAGGTGGGAAAGAGTGACTGACCTTGGTCTCTACCCCAGTGTAGGGCAGGTTGCATCGGACGCCAGCATCTTGGCTATGCGAGCAGTCTTCAGCTGTGATGTTCTTGTGGGGGCACTTCCAGAGAGAGAGTTCCTGTCCAGAGCATCTAACTTCACTTAAATGGATGGCACCCATGCCTAAGGTCAGAAGTCAGAGGTCGGGAGGTTCTAACTTTACTGTCTGCCCAGGGGTCTCCTTCCTAAGGAATGTACCCCTCCAGGAGTATGTACCTCCTACCTCCCTCTCCCTCCAACCTGTGCCCGCCTCACCCTGCCCCATGCGGGCACCGCTCAGAGCCTCTCGAGCACTCCCGAAGCCTAGCTCCCGACACACCACGCTGGCTGCTTGCAGGTCCCACTTGCGATCACAGACCGTGCCCCACGTGCCAGCCTTCAGGACTTCTACCCGGCCCTCTCCTGGGTGGGCGCCGCCCTTTAGACGCACTCGGGCCTGTACAGGAGAGAGACGTGCGCAGCAGTGAATGGGAACATCAGCACAGAGACAGTAGACCTGGGAAATCAATGAGATTCTGGTGGGAGGGAGCAGGTGGGCTCAGGTCTGTGGCCCAACCCCTGGAAGGTTCCTCTCTGTCCTCAAAGGTCAGAACTATGCTTAATCAAGGGATGGCCAGGCTATGGGGTTCTTCACCTGGGCGGTGGGGAAGGTCATAGTGTTTCACACACCTCCCCCTGAGGCTTCGACTGTTGCTTCTTCTGGCCACTGGATGCTGCGTAGAGAGGGCTTGGCACACAGCTCACCACCGCAGGGGCCCCCCCCGGGCACCTGGTGGTGTCATTGGCTCGATAGAATTCCAAAGAGCAGAGGGAGAGGTGGGCCTCCGTGCCCACGCACGCCACCCCATGCAGACCAAAGGAGTGTTGCTGCCGCTGGGCCAGCAGCCTGGGGGGACAGGAGTGGGAGCAGTAGGGTGAGACAGTGCTCCTGCCTCTTTGCCTGCAGCCCTCCTCCCGCTCCATGCCTCCACCGTCCCCCAACCTTTCATGAccgctttagttcttcttcttctcttctctgcaaAAACACAGAGACAAAGAGACAACGGTAATGGGGAGTTTCCAGGCTGAAAGAGCCCAAACAGGGGGGTCCTTGGGTATGTTCTGCAACAGAAGAACCCTGTGGGAAGGAAGGCTAGTTTTGACTTGCCTGACAGAGACCTTGTTCTGTGTGGTTTCAGGGAGCTGGCCCCAGTGGAGGCTGAAGCTGCTGTGCAAAGAGATTAGGAAGCCAGGACTGACCATCTGGAAGAGATAGGCAGGAGGGAGTAGCTAACAGGAAGCCTGAATGGCCAGAGTAAGCAGATCTTTCTATTACGCTGCGACTGAAAGAACTAAATGAGTCAGGATGCAAAGAAGTGAGTAAGTCTTGGGTCTACATGGCTTCTTAGAGGCCAGAGGGGCTTCCAGGCCAGAGGATGATGGGCAGTTACAGGAAGAACAGACCAGAAGGTGGAACACAGGAAAGACTGGAGCTGGTATATATAGGAATGAAGATGTACAAATGCAAGACAAAGAGAGACCACATGACCAGAGAAGGAGAGTGAATGTGAACAACTGAAGGGTAAGGATAACCCCAGACCTAAAGCTGAACTGTATGAGTCTTTAATGAGGTAGTCCATGCTTCCGTAGTTTAAATGTAACAGAAAGAATGTTCCATAGCCACCTGAGCAGGAAAATGGGACTAAATTAGAGACGTTAAAACTTTGAAACACAGCAGAGAGATGCTAGAGAGAATGAGGGGACTTGCTTATCAACACCAACGGAAGGGAATGAAATTTCAAGGCAGTGAGCCATGAAATAAGAGAAGTGCTTTCTTCCCAGAACAGCCTGTTTGAACCCAGAGAGGGAAGGAACCAATGAGGCCTTGTGTTGGTGGGGTGGGCCTGTGAGGGTGGTCTGGTGGCGAATTACTACAGTAATGTGCTCTATTACTTGATGTCGGAGGAGAAGATGATGATTTGAAGCCACTGGCTaggaagacacagagagagggaTAAGTTATAGACAAATCAGACAAAGGAAGCCTGGAGACTTTACAGAATACCTTTGGAAGCTCAAGATAAGTGGACTCTGAAGCTCAAAGAGACTTAGTATTCTTTCAAAGTCCTGTGTggctgaaaataaaagtgaaagaggtcaTCGCTTTAATGTGGGGGTCAGGGAAGGCCAGAGTATGGCCATGTTGTGCAAGACAACCCTAAGCTGGAAGGGCACTATGGGAACACCCTCCAATGCCAAAGCCTGTTGAAGGCACCAGAGGGAGGAGCTGGGGAGTGGGGGGGCGGTGCCTGGGACCCCTGAGTGATCCTGGaatgctgtgaaaagaggagGAGACAGTAGAAAGGGCCGACTTCTCCACCCCTCACACACTGCTGAAGGAGCTCTCCAGGGGACTTTTCTTGCGCGAACTGCCTTCAGAAGCCAAGTGAGACGCAGTCATTGGGATTGGAAGCTTTTTGTTCCCTGGGGTTCTGAAGGAGCCCAGAAGGAAAATGATGGAACTGGGAGCCTAACTGTGTTAACTGGGCCAGAGGACCAGGACTGTCATCTGACTCCTGCCCTGGGAAAGGTTCCACAGGGGATCCTGAGTCTCACTTCCAACCCAGTAGCACTTATTCCATTTAACAATTAATAAAGGTAGGATGGGAACACTGATCCCTTAGGGAAACTTAACTCCTTGGGCGAGAGGCAAGCATGGCATCTGAAGGACAAGAGTGCCAGAGTATCTCCTAAAATCTGCTGGGGGAAGGTAAATAAGCATGTGGAACAAGAGGAGTCAATGGGTGAACTTCTATGGAGATTTTTCAAAAATCCTGTGACGAGCATAATTCCTCAGACAAAAAACAtatgggccaaaaaaaaaaaaaacaacccaacaacaacaacaaaaaaaccaaacaaaagggcCGATCTTACTTTACATTGTGGTGAATCATCTGTAAGGTGGCTTGTAACAGTTGCTGCTGCTCCTCCACCTCCTTGTGGAGGCGTCTCTTGGACCCCTTCCTAACCACAGCCCGATGCCCCCGACTCATCACTTGGCActccctctcctctccacccAGCCTAAACTTTATTTACCTCTTAATAGGCCCCCTGCCCATTCGGGTTTTGGGTTTGGCTTTAAGCTTGGTGACTGGtctgaaaaaaggagaaagaagttaGTGGCAGTAGTGGTCAGGTGCATTACCCGGGAAAGGCAAaggattctttcttctttctgtctctaggaAGGACCCTTCATGCAGAGCGTGGGAAGGGGCAAAGCAGGCAGTCAGATTTTCCACATACACTGCTGAATACCACTTAACTGTATTTTTGGAATACATGCTGCTCTCTGGATTCAGCAACAGTGATGAGAAATCTGGTGATGTCAGTCCaggtggaggggagaggagatgaGAGGAATagtggagggaggagagagtgtGGGGATGTAGGTGAATGAAGGGAGGTTAGGAGTTGTGGGGGGAGGAAGCATGCAGGTGGCTGAGGCTGGAGTCCAAGCTATTTGGGGGCAGTATAAAGATACGGAGGTGTCTCCTTAGTCATTCCTATATTATTTCCTCCTTGTGCTTCCTAAATCAAAACTTACCCACCCGCATGCCTGCCTCCCCACTCCTCCCTCCAGGAATGGCCATTTTCCAGCCATATCCCTAATTCATCAGCTTGGgttttgggatggacatggataGGCTgccttccatccatccacctccTGGGGCCACAGGGATGAGCAGGAGGTCCCGGGGCTCTTGCCCCATTACCTTCCAAGGGGCTTGGAGCGTCGGGCCGAGGCTTTGGCCGCTCGCTTCCTCAACTTTCTGTGAGGATAAGACAACAGCAGAGTCAGGAACAGTCTAGAACCAAGTGGGAAAGGTTGGTGGAACAGGGACCAGGGGCAAGATTTCTGTTTTAGCAGTTAGAGGTCTCCTGGTGGCAGGATCTTATAGCATTAGATGCCCCCAAGGCTCTACCCTTCACAGCTGTTTGGCCTCAGAAGCACATGAACTAGACAGGTGAGTTGCGGTGAAGGACGTGGACTCGGGGCTGATAGAGACCCTGTACCAGGACCCACAGAAGTCAGGCTAAGGCAGACGGGGAACAGGATTCTTGGACTGATATTAGGGCTGCTCTAAAcctgggggagggctggggggacAGGTTAAAATGACGGGTGTTAGGATTGCCAGACTGACTAGGCAAGGAGAGAGAACTGGCCTGGTCACACCTAGGGAGGCTGactattttttttctggatgcGCTCTGGCTTCTGGCATATCCAGGTCCGAGGCCAGTGAACGAGGACCAAGGAACAAGGCTGGACAGCAAGGGACATTGACTGGGTCTGACTGGGGGAGCATGAGGCCAGGATGCTTAGGATGACAGTATCCTTCCTGTCtaaactaaatcccacatgctttaGTCATTCACAAACAGCTCATCTCCCAGACTTACTTCTAGGGAATTAAGGTCTAAAACCTTATTTCTTCTTAATTGACCTAAATATTTGACCTATTTTATTCTTCAGGAGGTTACCTTAAGTCTGATGAATGAAAACTAGGTCTGTTTCTCCTCTCATTCTCCCTTTGATTTCAAAGACTTTCATTTTGCCCACTCTTTGTCCTGTCCAACTATATATAGATGAATGCAGGTCTTGTCTGTCTTTACAAAATGTATGGAATTCCCCATTATCCTCTTAGTTATCCTGTCTGTTCTGTTCTGCTGCTTCTCTTGAGTTATGTTTGGATGTGGTATATTACGTGCAGATATGCAAGGATTTTAATATATAGATTTAAACAGGGCTAAATCTGCTTGGTATTTCCTACCTTGGCTTCTTCCTGAGGATGATCTTTGCCAAAACATCCAATACATTCAACATTCCTAGCAAAGAGTCTACAATAACTCTTGGGTCCCTTTCCTGAGACACTGCTAAGAGTTTAGAACCTTTCATCAGATAAGTATAGTGAAAAATGTCTTCtccaaatgtttttttctcaaaCATGTCTGAAATGAAATGTATCTGGCACTTTCTTTCACCAGTAACCAAGAGAAATCATGTAACAATACTCAGAAAAATGTAGTATTATCTAGAAATTTAGAAGTACTTCTCTAGTTATTTAAGAACTTTATAAGGTCTTTATAATTATAtggtatatataattattaatatatatcagGCAAATACAGGTTACATTGAGGCCCTGGCACTTAAGGACAGTGCTGatatctgtctctcttttctaAAGCCACCACCCCTAAATGTTTCTGAATTCCTTCCCCTAGGATCCTTTCTCTTTCAATTGAGAAGTTGCACATAACCTTCCCTCAACTGAATCCTTTTAAACAtattcaaatctctctctctctctctctctcacacacacacacacacacacacacacacacacactccagccCACATTTCTTCTTAGTAGAAAAACTTTTCAGTAGTGTCAACACTCATCATCTTTCCCACTCACTCCTTAATCCAGTCCTTTCTGTCTTTCCCCACCCATCACTCTGTGATAataatctagatttttttttttttgtctcacatACCACTGACTCTTGGTAGCATCTGACAGCAGCTGTCACAACACCATTAGCTTTATTTGAGTCCTAATTCTGGATGCTCTTTCTTGGTCTTCTTTGCAGGCTCCTCCTCTATAtagttatttacatttttggAGCTTTAAGGCCTTCTTCTCACTTCACATCCTCTCTTTATATGTTCTCATTTACATCTAACCTTGTATATCCCATTGCCTTCTCGATGTTCCTACTTAGATATCTCAAAATTACCTAAAATTTAATGTGGGTCTAATTGTTTTAGCAAAATCTATGCCAGAAACTTAGGAATCAACCTTGACATCTCTCTCTTCTTTGGCTCCCAAAGTCAATCCGTAACCAAGTCCTGCCAGTGTTCCTTCCTGAATGACTCTCTAATCCATTTGCTCTTGCTCTTCTCTAAACCATTCTCAAAGTGCAGTCAAAGTGGGAGCCCCAAACCTGATCACGTTCTCTCACAGCCCTCCTCATTAAAAAACTTCCATCACTTTCCATTACTTTTATCATAAAGATTCAAATCATTACCATAGCCTACAAGGTCTTCTATGATCTGGTGCCAAATCAACTCTCTCATCACCTCTGTATTCTCAGCACCTTGCGCAGTGCTTGGCAAACAGTGggagctcagtaaatatctgtcaGTGAATATATCTGAATATGAACAAGAATATCTGAAATGAACTAGAAGAGTGTCTTCTTAAATAGCACTTAAGCTCTTAGAACCTCAATTTCTTTGCCTGCCAAAAGGCATTAAATGGCTCAGTTATCTGTACAttcttttcctcttctaaaaTTCTACAACTTTCACATGTTCTAGGGTAGAAGTACCAAATCAAAGTTGAAATATGATACATCACATTATGATTTTCTTATTCTCTAAATCTTACTAACTTCCTCTAAAAGCTACCAGATGCATCTTCTTTCTCCAAGGAAGGCAGAGTTGTTTATAACTATCCTGCCTAGCCTTTATAATTGCATTACCTATGAGGAGTCTCCCTCTGTCTGACTTGACCTGTGAA carries:
- the LOXL3 gene encoding lysyl oxidase homolog 3 isoform X2; amino-acid sequence: MGPVSVWQWSLWGLLLCLLCSSCLGSPTPSTAPEKRAGSQGLRFRLAGFPRKPSEGRVEIQRAGEWGTICDDDFTLQAAHVLCRELGFTEATGWTHSAKYGPGTGRIWLDNLSCSGTERSVTECASRGWGNSDCTHDEDAGVICKDERLPGFSDSNVIEVEHHLQVEEVRLRPAVGRGRRPLPVTEGLVEVRLPDGWSQVCDKGWSAHNSHVICGMLGFPSEKRVNVAFYRLLAQRQQHSFGLHGVACVGTEAHLSLCSLEFYRANDTTRCPGGAPAVVSCVPSPLYAASSGQKKQQSKPQGEARVRLKGGAHPGEGRVEVLKAGTWGTVCDRKWDLQAASVVCRELGFGSAREALSGARMGQGMGAIHLSEVRCSGQELSLWKCPHKNITAEDCSHSQDAGVRCNLPYTGVETKIRLSGGRSRHEGRVEVQIGGPGSFRWGLICGDDWGTLEAMVACRQLGLGYANHGLQETWYWDSGNVTEVVMSGVRCTGAELSLDQCAHHGTHVTCKRTGSRFTAGVICSETASDLLLHSALVQETAYIEDRPLHMLYCAAEENCLASSARSANWPYGHRRLLRFSSQIHNLGRADFRPKAGRHSWVWHECHGHYHSMDIFTHYDILTPNGTKVAEGHKASFCLEDTECQEDVSKRYECANFGEQGITVGCWDLYRHDIDCQWIDITDVKPGNYILQVVINPNFEVAESDFTNNAMKCNCKYDGHRIWVHNCHIGDAFSEEANRRFERYPGQTSNQII
- the LOXL3 gene encoding lysyl oxidase homolog 3 isoform X1, whose amino-acid sequence is MGPVSVWQWSLWGLLLCLLCSSCLGSPTPSTAPEKRAGSQGLRFRLAGFPRKPSEGRVEIQRAGEWGTICDDDFTLQAAHVLCRELGFTEATGWTHSAKYGPGTGRIWLDNLSCSGTERSVTECASRGWGNSDCTHDEDAGVICKDERLPGFSDSNVIEVEHHLQVEEVRLRPAVGRGRRPLPVTEGLVEVRLPDGWSQVCDKGWSAHNSHVICGMLGFPSEKRVNVAFYRKLRKRAAKASARRSKPLGRPVTKLKAKPKTRMGRGPIKRLLAQRQQHSFGLHGVACVGTEAHLSLCSLEFYRANDTTRCPGGAPAVVSCVPSPLYAASSGQKKQQSKPQGEARVRLKGGAHPGEGRVEVLKAGTWGTVCDRKWDLQAASVVCRELGFGSAREALSGARMGQGMGAIHLSEVRCSGQELSLWKCPHKNITAEDCSHSQDAGVRCNLPYTGVETKIRLSGGRSRHEGRVEVQIGGPGSFRWGLICGDDWGTLEAMVACRQLGLGYANHGLQETWYWDSGNVTEVVMSGVRCTGAELSLDQCAHHGTHVTCKRTGSRFTAGVICSETASDLLLHSALVQETAYIEDRPLHMLYCAAEENCLASSARSANWPYGHRRLLRFSSQIHNLGRADFRPKAGRHSWVWHECHGHYHSMDIFTHYDILTPNGTKVAEGHKASFCLEDTECQEDVSKRYECANFGEQGITVGCWDLYRHDIDCQWIDITDVKPGNYILQVVINPNFEVAESDFTNNAMKCNCKYDGHRIWVHNCHIGDAFSEEANRRFERYPGQTSNQII